TTCTTCTGtgcacacagcacactgtaATGTAAACGCTCTGGTTTTCACTTCAAAGTTGACATTCTTCAGTTTCAAAGTGACAGTTTTACCCTaagtgtgtaaaaaagaaaaaagaacaaagtctATTATTCAGCAACTGAAGCCTGGCAACTgagcttaaacacacacacacacacacacacacacacacacacacacacacacacacacacacacacacacacacactttcttagCACCAAGAGGCTTTTCAGAGGcactatttaaaatgaataatctGAAGCTGTACCTTGAGGCCCTCCCTCTGTAGATCCTTTGCCAAATCGTGACAGAGCTCCTTGCACAGTGAATACTGCTCATCTGCATTGTTCATCTCCGCAAATGTCCTGCAGGAAAAGAATCATGGTTCATCCTAGTTCACAACACGGGGCTTAAAATCACCATTACAGCTCTTGAAGCAATgcatttccattttgttttcagatacTGCCTTTAATTTCATAACCCTGAAGACATTCGGATGTCCAAAATACTGAACAGTCTGTTGTGTAAAGGAGCAGGTTACCTTTCTGTGCTCATGCTTTTTCTCTCAGAATCTCTGTGGGTATAAACACAGggaaagtaaacacacacacaaaaaaaagtggcAAAGAAGGCAGAAGATTTGAGTGAATGAATAGGCTCAAAGTAGTCCACATGACAGCAGTTTGAAATCTAGAGCACTAGAGTGACTTTAGAGTCCAAATCTGTTCTTTAATTTCTTTCGAAAGcctcattatttttttcttatatcaaatttttttatttatttattggctaTAAAGAGAAAGTggacaaatatacatttcagattttttttacaaagacaaGGTGTAAATCTTGGCAGCATTTAGTTGTATGAATACAAGGTAAGTGTAAAACACCTGTCTATGCGAGTAGAGCCGAGTCCGAGTGAAATTTGGAGGAAATGGTGCCAGGTTGTTTCAGAAAAGAGCAACGAGAGCATCGCCATCTGCTGTCTAAGCTGGGAACAATTGATGATGCCTAACGCAGCTAGCATCGTCTCAGTGACTTTTCCAATCCCAGAGACCTGGAAAACAAACATAGTGAGTATTTATATAGTCACTATCCTGCCAGTATTGAAATGTGTGTCTGTAATTATCAGACGGCACACACCTTCCGAACGGGCAGCTCTTGGATGAAGTCATTCACAGCTTTTCTCTCAGGAGGAATTCTGTACTGACCATTGGGCTTGTTCTTATCACTGCACACTTTTGCAAGCATCATGTTCGGTGCAATGCCtattataataacaaatgttttttattttattttttattacagattcaTAAAGATGATCACGTTTAAAAGAACTACGTGATGTACAATCTGAAAAAATTCCAATGCAATAATTTTTCGTGTTACAGTACCAGCACTTGCGGTAAGCGTAGTTTTCTGCTCGATACGAAAGCGCATCTCTCTCACAGCTTCTTCAGGACTTGTCCCGAATACCTCCACCTTCACATTAGCAAATGGGACAACAGGGGATGAACCTGGGCTGTCCTCAAAGAGCACAGGGGACAGGTTATCTGTCTCCGCTTCAACACTGGTCTCAGTTTCATTCATCTCTTTCACTGGAAAATGAAGGGAGGGAGATGCAATTTAACATTTCATAATGAATGCAgcgtttctttcctttttttttcctaaggCACCAGGTTTGAAAGTCTAGAGTACAACAGTGTTTTAGTgccaagtgaaaaaaaaggttagaagaataaagtcgtagcagcACCAGCTGAACTATTGGTGCGTCGGTGTTACACCACATTCTGTGACCACCGTATTTTGTGACCTTAGTgctgctacgactttattctcatagtGCTACGATTAAATCTTTTAATTGCCACTAAAATGCTATCATACTATAGTGACTTTAAGTATCAATATTTACTCGTTACGGTACCTCCTGTGGTCTTCACTTCACAGATTTGATGTGTTCTCATAGACTCAGGCCAGTGCTGCCTCTGCTCCAAATGCTCAGTGATGTCCAGATAAGCTTCATCTAAACTCATGGGCAAATAGTGTGGATCATAGTCTGCAAACACCTCTCGCACCTTCGGGACAAAGCACAcagaaatataatacaaattcaCAGCATGGAGGGGTTTGGAAAGAACGGTGCATATCTTGCTCAATCTGACCATGTTGATTTGAAATAACTGACCTGTTCACTCACTGCTCTGTATTTGTCAAAGTTGGGTGGAACTATGACCAAATCCGGGCAAAGCTTCTTAGCAATGAAACCAGGCATGGCAGCACGGACCCCGTACCTCCTGGCATGGTAATTTGAAGTGGACTGAAAATATGATATTATTACATGGTTATTTAAACATTCATACATGCAGACAGGACATGATTTTTAGTATGACAGCTCCAATCCTAGGACTCATATCAACCAGTTCCTCCTACTCATGTTGACCATGAGCAATAAAGAAACAGCAGATTCAACATTATCATAAGCCATTAAGTATTATAAGGCATTCTGCCCTGAAATGGAGGACTATTAGTATGCTTTAGGAAAGcatattttaactattttatCTGCAAAAAGGTCAGTTTTTTTTACAACCACCAGGACCACAAGCAATATGTATAACAGACTAATTGATACCAAACCTGGAATCGGGTGTGTTTGTGCTTAATTGGAACAAAAAAACTGCAATCACATTTAGTTGCTTACATGGATAAGGTTACTTACTTCTcaaaagacttaaaaaaaataaagtcattttaaaatagATATAACCAAGATCCTCACCAACATACTCATGGATCCCACTGCCATGGGTTTATTCTTCAGTTCTGGACAGTCTCTCATCTCTACAGCAGCATAAAATGCATCCATATCCACATGCACGATTACCCGTGTTAGCTCATGACTCCTTTCCAGATCAGCAGTCAGCTTTTCCACCTACAAAACAGAAAATTTGAATACAATAATGCAGGATAGGCAGCATTGTTGCTAGCTTGACTTCTGTACAAATGGAATTGGATACTAGGAGAAATTTAGTTGAATGAACAGAAATCCCTCGGCACATTGCGGTTAAGTTTTCGCGGTCTCACTGTAACGCAGGATTTTACATGGAACATATTTTGTTTTGCGGATTTTTCGCTGTATTGTGGGATTTTGCGGTATATAGGTGGTATTGTTGAgagatattttaataatttttgaggtaaaataagcattttctaGCCAAAAACATTAAGCTTTCATCAGTGCTGTAATGCTCTTCTTGGGTATGCAGTACAttcatttcatcatcatcatcaccttcatcatcattgaAGTTGTATCTTCACAGGTGAGTACCCATATAgaattatttatgttaaaatattgaAAGTGTTTAAGTTAAGAGCAGAGGAAAGGTTTATAAGAGTGTCGGGACGGTTTATAAAGCCTTAAGATATACAGGTattctgtatactgtactgtatacatattatgTTGCCACTTatcgtgtgtgtgcatgtgtgtgtgggtggggtggggggtctGGAACGTAACAAGGGATTAccgtatatgcgtgtgtgtgtgtgtgtgtgtgtgtgtgtgtgtgtctggatggTCATTCCATCAAATGTGTATTTCTGCACCTAGTATTCCTGGGATAAGCTGAGAGCTGAGAGCCACTAAAACCTTGACCAAGATAAAGTAGCAACTGCAGCTGGCCATCATTGCCTTTTCATCTCTGGGTGAATAAACCAAAAATACCTCTATTTGTGCTTTCTGGATTTGCTGTTCCGTAACCTTGGCTTTATACCGCATCATCTTCTCGAGGCGCTGGTTCACCTGCCGCTGCTTCTTCAGTTCATTCTCATAAAATCTGGATCCCTGTAAAgcaaaaacataatataatatcttAAAAAGTAGTCTGCATTTTTCAGCAATGTAAACCCCACACTGCATTTAGATCAGCTGATTTAATATAACAggtatatgaggtggtatcaaaacgtttcgagaATAGCtttacaagaaagtacattATTTATCTATGCTTACACATTACACTGTCCTGGAAATCTTCTATTTGAAGCGTATCAAGCAAATTCTGTGATTTGcactggatctctgcaatggtgtcaaaatgctgaagaaggagccaaatctggcgagtacgGTGGGTGCAGAAGTAAAATCAAGTGGAGTGTTATCCAATGATcgtcatgcacaagttgctgaatagTTTTGAAATTTGCAGGGGTTGAgcttgaaggtcttcctgatctctcttgAAGCGCacatgccactcaaaacacctcgaacgaccgacacattgcagcatcgccgtactGTATGTCATACGTTTGTCAAgactctgtggcagatttgtccaGTTTTACACAGAAGTTTATGTTcactctttgttctaacttgttgTCCATGATGAAAACGCAGACTTTGTTGTTgagcaccattagtctcaaaGTTTTTTGATACCACCGCGTATAGTTCCTGACTGTAGTACATCTACAAAGTGCTTTAACATGTTAGGGGGAATAAAAGAGTGTGTTTAAACTACTGTGTTTAAAATGGACCATGACCCATAAGCTATAGTCCCATTTAATTGATGTATAGAGTACAGTGGGACTTAATAATACTTGTACACCTACAACGTGCACTTATATAGTATTTGTACTTAAATAACTTGACACTAAATACAAGTACCTAGATTTCATATGCAGTATTGACTTCTGTACCCCATGTACATGAAATCTGAGCCCCCGTAATCAGGTTTTCTTACTGAATCAAAACGAATATCAAAAATGTAGCAAACCTTGGAGGTTTCGAGAATAATCTTGTTGATTTTTTCCTTGTCGAGACCCTGCATGCCTGCCTTGTTATCATTGAGAGCCACTCTGGAGAGGATGGGGTCCTGTCCTCTGCTGCTGCTGGGTTCCATCTTCAGCACAACAGCTGGAGCTATTCACTTACCTTAAGGAAAATGTAAACaactaaaataataacatttttataaggTTTAACAGCTAACAAGAAACTACACTAAAAAAGCGGTTAAAACCTTACATTTACTGGTTAGgtaaaataaactttcttttaaaaaaaagtcgaaAATCAGGTGAAAATATTTTGACAATTCAGCTTTCTACGCTGCCATTTTTAAATTTCCTCGTTGAAATTAGACAAAACGTGATATAGTGCCACCTGCAGTACAGGAGCAATACACTCGAAATATAgactattaaattaaattaaattaaattaaattacattcagttaaattcaattcaattcaattcaattcaataaataaaatacaattaaattaaattaaattaaattaaattaaattaaaacattttatatttcttgtAAACTACACATCATGCCAAGATACACTTAGTTAAGTAAAGAGAATGAcagtccatcattactttaagaaataaaagtgagtcACTCCTCAAGAAACAACCTCAAGAAAGTTTTCCCAAGTGCATAACTATTAAATGATATGactaaacacactacacatacatatTCTCATACAGACCATCCCAGCAAAACCAAGAGCTACCACTACTCCAGGTGAtatgttaattaaaatgtaacttttttttatgcttcttggagaagcatttttttttagatgcttaTCAACGTCCACTGTTGAGAGGAGAGAGCATGAGTCAGGCCTTTATGGTCaaactgctgtaaaaaaaacaaacaaaaaaaaacattgctttggaagaacaacaagcagaagagacttgctttATCAAGAGACACAAGGAATGGACTTTAGATcagtgtaaaactgttctttGTTCTGATTAGTCCATGTAAGTTTTTTTGGTTCTAACTGCAATCTttattacatacacatacaaagcaTGAACGGATGGTTCCTGATtatgtggttcccactgtgcAGCATGGAGGATGAGGTTTGATGGGTGCTTCGCTGGTGAAACATTTGGTAACTTAGTCAAAATTGAAGGTGCataaccaacatggctaccacagcattttgcagtgacatgcCATCTCATCTAATTTGCACTTAGTGCGACCATCATTTGTTTGACAACAGGACAGTgaccccatacacacacctacaggttgtgtaagagctatttgtccaagaaggagagtgatggagcgCTGCGTCAGATGACCTGacctccacaatcacacaatctAAATCCAGTTAAATAGTTTAGAATAAGAGTCCAGAGAGGGAAGGAAAAGTAGCCAACAAGCactttaaataattacaaatacaaaaatatattctgggttatttaacacatttgtgTTATGTAAATAATTTCATATTTGCTCTGTGATAGTTTCAATGTCTTCATTATTAATAGGCAGCAAACACACTGAGATTTTATATTAACATGGAATCACTAAAATGTTTGAGGTTAATTTTTTTACCTAATTATTAGTAGCTGGTTTTCCATAATTTCCAGCATATGCAAAACAGAATATTGATTTAAACTCTTtggcttttatatttatttggtttttatGCTAATTAATTTGGCCTCAGTTTGTACACCTACAAGAAAAACAACTTCCAGAATGGATcttccaataaaataaaaaaaagaaagaaaaagaaaagaaagaaaaccttgTTAAGCAAAATAAAGCCTTTCTGGAACATTATGAAATTGTTCCCAAAATAACTGAAAGAGAACCAAATACTTCCACTGAGAAAACATTTAGGCTGTTTAAGACCAACTTATATGTGTAGCAAATAAATTCAatgactatttaaaaaaaaaaaaaatttgatcatgaaataatgcttttatatatatattaataacattttcaaaTTTGCTGCAAGTATTTATTTCCTAGTCTTTAAAACAAGCCCCTTGGTGGCGCCATTCCCTTTTAATTGATATGTCAATTAGCTTTGTTTGTAAATCATTTTACAAACAATCTAGAGTACTTTTTTCCATTGCAGTGGTTCATTTATCCATCAATTTGCCTCAGATAAATCGTAATGTcgttcttcttttgtttttccataAAGGATTATTTTATCAGATTTTTCTGCAGCCATCTCCTTGCCTGTGGTTTTGTGCACCGACCCAGAATGACCTCATCTGCTGGCAAATCTCTTTGATTTCTTCTGAAGAGGCATATTTTCTCTTTTGATTTTGATATCTCAACAATAAATCTGCTCCATTCTACTGCTGTTAAACAGAAACGAACTGCAGGAGCCAAGTTGCAGGAGGCATCTACGTGTTTTAAGAGCAAACTACACAGCCTACGGCAAAATGTACCATCCTTTAGTGCATCCTTAAGACAGTAAAGACTCTTAATAGAtggttattttctttatagataAATGTGTGCAAAGTACTATAATAGTGTGTTGATTCTGTTCTAAAAGAAGTGAGAGAGTCTATCTGTATTTTGTGGTTATCCCAACTcacagtcagtgtgtgtgtgtgctgatgcATGTATTTTTTGTTGTCACTTGTTTTTTCTCTTCCCTAAAGCTTGAAAATaagcatatttttctctcccaAATAATATAACACACCTAAATCTTTTTAGTAAAGGGCTTAGGAGATTTAAGAGATcatacctttcttttttttttcaccctagTACATCTTTTGaggattaaaaaataatcaacttgtTATATTTTGAAAGTTATTTGTCAGTTGGTATTATGTAACTTGGATATTTTTGATATTTCACAAGCTGTACAGTGTACTATAGTACAAGATGTACAGTGTGGAAACAATGAAGATGCTACACTGCATTGCTACCAAGCATCTATCAAATCCCGGAAATGAaaacctaaaaaataaataacttccaaattaaaaaatataaactttaattaaattctCAGAAATGCATCAGACTGTGCAGCTATCACTATCAAGTTTGCATACCTTCTCCTGGAGTCCATATTATTTTGTtccaataaatgtttttattaaaaatttaaaggAACATTTAGTTCTTACTGTGTGCCAGATGGCCATAAATGATCAATATATCTCAATTTAACAAACACATTTCTCACAGTGTTTTCATGTGAATTCCAATCCCCAAAACATCAATTTTATTACCTCTGATCTCCCTAAGCTTATAGACATCCTCTTTTACAACCCTATAGTTTCAAATAAAAGgcttcagttcagttttgaTTAGATCATCTGCTGGTAAAAATGCCATATTGAACAAAGCATTCTCTCTTCCTGATTTCATTTCTGTGTCTTGTGCTCTAAAGAATCGATATCTTTGCCACACCACACAAATAAAGCATCCTGCAACAATAAAGCACTGTTTATCACCAAAACGTCTACCGCTCACAGACACTGGCTTACTTAGAACAGTCCCTTGAATTGTTCTCATGTACACATCCAATTCATGGccagtttaataaaaacatctaTATGCCACATGCATCCAATAAATCTAATCAACGAATTATGGTCAGCAGCatgaaatgaatgcaaatgtacaatgtaattagaaaaaaaacggTTACAAGAAATTctattgtatatatgtatgtatgtcatatataatgtatcaatacaaatgaaataacagcaaatagaccatcattacaataaaaacaatcaatttaTTACTAAGCAAAAATATATGCCATGAGCATAATTAAGACTCAGTCCCACTTTCTTAAAGATGTTAAAGCCAAAATTCCATAACACAGCATTTCTGTGCTAATCTACAAATCTAATCTTTTTACAAATTATGCAAAGAAACCTCACAAGTAAAAAATGTATCTTATAACAAATATAAGCGTCTGTAAGTATTAAATGCATACATGCTTGGGAATTGAGAACAAAATAAAGATTGACTGGAGACACAGGCCTGAAAAGTGATAACATACACAAGCAGAAACCACagctatctattttttttagataaaaaaaaaatgcaaacccTATATGTGCTATACAGCTAAAGAGACAAAACATACACAGGAGAAACAGAGATCAAATCATCCTTCTCTGATAGCTACAGTGGCATACCAAATAGTCTACAGCTACACTTGCATCTCGTCGTCCATGGTGCACACACATGACATGCACAAAGAACTGCTGTTTGATCcataagcatgtgtgtgttccatATGTGAACAAGAACCCAGTTTCAGAGCCTCTTAACAAATACCTGTAGAGTCTATGTATAGGTCAAAAGCACCAATAAATATTCACATTGCATAACCTGTTGTAACCTAGGTTTGGCATGTTGTGCTATCTGAGATGCCTTTCTGCTAAAGAGTGTTGAGTTACTGTAGACTTCCTTTGCAGTGTGCAATAGGTTTGACCATTCTCCTCTCACCTCTCTGATCAACATTGCATTTCTGCCTGCAGAACTGATGCTTACTGGATGGGTTTACCACAACAATCTGTGTAAACTGTAAAGACTTTGGTGCATGAAATCCTGTTTCTGGAATATTTCAACCTGCTCATCTGGTGcaaagaatgtttttttctcctgctttGATGTTTGCTGTTGTCATATACTCATGTGAACTCATGAAGCTCCTGACATGTCGGTGCATGATTCTATGCTTAGCAcagctgccacatgattggcagataattgcatgaatgatcAGGTGTACAGATGTTCCTGTTAAAGTGCTCTCACATTCATTACTCAGAAATCCTTTGACATAATGTGAGGTGAccatatataaaattacaaatctgcagttacagtgaggaaaataagtatttgaacaccctgctattttgcaagttctcccacttagaaatcatgaaggggtctgaaattgtcatcgtaggtgcatgtccactgtgagagacataatctaaaaaaaaaattccagaaatcacaatttgTTTGCAAtaacagaggtcaaacatttcctctagtttttcaccaggtttgcacacactgcaggagggattttggcccactcctccacacagatcttctctagatcagtcaggtttctggcctgtcgctaagaaacacggagtttgagctccctccaaagattctctattgggtttaggtctggagactggctaggccacgccagaaccttgatgtgcttcttacagagccactccttggttatcctggctgtgtgcttcgggtcattgtcatgttggaagacccagcctcgacccatcttcaatgctctaactgagggaaggaggttgttccccaaaatctcgcaatacatggccccggtcatcctctccttaatacagtgcagtcaccctgtcccatgtgtagaaaaacacccccaaagcatgatgctaccacccccattcttcacagtagggatggtgttcttgggatggtactcatcattcttcttcctccaaacacttttagtggaattatgacccaaaagttctattttggtctcatctgaccacatgactttctcccatgacttctctggatcatccaaatggccattggcaaacttaagacgtgcctggacatgtgctggtttaagaaggggaaccttccgtgccatgcatgatttcaaaccatgacgtcttagtgtattaccaacagtaaccttggaaacggtggtcccagctcttttcaggtcattgaccagctcctcccgtgtagttctgggctgatttctcaccttccttaggatcattgagaccccacgaggtgagatcttgcatggagccccagtccgagggagattgacagtcatgttcagcttcttccattttctaatgattgctccaacagtggaccttttttcacgacctcaaacaggtgcatctaatttaggataataaatgtagtggaggtggacattttaaaggcagactaacaggtctttgagggtcagaattctagctgatagacaggtgttcaaatacttatttgcagctgtatcatacaaataaatagtttaaaaatcatatattgtgatttctggattttattagattatgtctctcacagtggacttgcacctacgatgacaattttagacccctccgtgatatctaagtgggagaacttgcaaaatagcagggtgtttataTACTTATCTTCcccactgtatatttattcgaattcaatacatttatatttaattatccTACTCAGGAGTTGGTTATTTTCAATTATTGTCCTGGAATTCAGATGCCCTGCAAATATTAGTGCATTTCCccaatttaaaaacacacactcacacacacacacacacacacacacacacacacacacacagagagagaga
This region of Silurus meridionalis isolate SWU-2019-XX chromosome 27, ASM1480568v1, whole genome shotgun sequence genomic DNA includes:
- the polk gene encoding DNA polymerase kappa, with product MEPSSSRGQDPILSRVALNDNKAGMQGLDKEKINKIILETSKGSRFYENELKKQRQVNQRLEKMMRYKAKVTEQQIQKAQIEVEKLTADLERSHELTRVIVHVDMDAFYAAVEMRDCPELKNKPMAVGSMSMLSTSNYHARRYGVRAAMPGFIAKKLCPDLVIVPPNFDKYRAVSEQVREVFADYDPHYLPMSLDEAYLDITEHLEQRQHWPESMRTHQICEVKTTGVKEMNETETSVEAETDNLSPVLFEDSPGSSPVVPFANVKVEVFGTSPEEAVREMRFRIEQKTTLTASAGIAPNMMLAKVCSDKNKPNGQYRIPPERKAVNDFIQELPVRKVSGIGKVTETMLAALGIINCSQLRQQMAMLSLLFSETTWHHFLQISLGLGSTRIDRDSERKSMSTERTFAEMNNADEQYSLCKELCHDLAKDLQREGLKGKTVTLKLKNVNFEVKTRAFTLQCAVCTEEEIFAAAKDILKAEIDNVSPLPLRLRLMGVRVSSFISTDDKQPQQKSIVGFLKIASDSSSTAQLSKSEMVSVMGSSVSSTRAKCPEGKSFTGETSIPFSNGQTLSGCTNEPQQQSFFQKAEAKKMQNQHEQEETSEICTNKIFKWLPRDLTSNPPFIVTAHKATAEIEKAPDTDNNAVKAEQRLSSTSTASLANMLQCYTCPVCFNQIETKNLSSFNQHIDKCLSSELDNKSTSMKGCQNMCEEEKLLIMQDEAKKDDIHHKVTDLNSGNRTSVLKRNDEDPHNICSIPGTHSDFRTPFFKRFQNTSEKRSLVSHEAVNDPTSASIHQTAGSVNVVSEPLDTEVSTLTCPVCNQVQDTDDLILFNHHVDMCLNQEVLLEFREAVPPMAHAETKVKDHEKFSTAKGKSKRRGSSPPPPPKKTKVINTRHTIDKFFKGNNNQRF